The Tistrella bauzanensis genome includes a region encoding these proteins:
- a CDS encoding acyl-CoA thioesterase: MARAHFAYFHPFEIRFSEVDMHGHVFNGRYLDFFDTAVTGFLVARGCDEILSVDGAGNGVDMADAAAPVYFVRRAGVEFLAPVRFRQRVEVAVGIARMGRSSLSFALEVHGEGEDAPRACGEIVWVAVDRATGRSAALPASLRDKLAPALLPQDAAPASGGA, from the coding sequence ATGGCCCGCGCGCATTTCGCCTATTTTCATCCCTTCGAGATCCGGTTTTCCGAGGTCGACATGCATGGCCATGTCTTCAACGGCCGCTATCTGGATTTCTTCGACACCGCGGTGACCGGGTTTCTGGTGGCGCGCGGCTGCGACGAGATTCTGTCGGTGGATGGGGCCGGAAACGGGGTGGATATGGCGGATGCCGCGGCGCCGGTCTATTTCGTGCGGCGCGCGGGCGTCGAGTTCCTGGCCCCCGTGCGCTTCCGTCAGCGGGTCGAGGTGGCGGTGGGCATCGCCCGCATGGGCCGGTCGTCGCTGTCCTTCGCGCTTGAGGTTCATGGCGAGGGCGAGGATGCGCCGCGCGCGTGTGGCGAGATCGTCTGGGTGGCCGTCGACCGGGCTACCGGCCGCAGCGCCGCACTGCCGGCCAGCTTGCGCGACAAGCTGGCCCCGGCGCTGCTGCCGCAGGACGCGGCCCCCGCATCCGGCGGCGCATGA